A genomic segment from Aegilops tauschii subsp. strangulata cultivar AL8/78 chromosome 1, Aet v6.0, whole genome shotgun sequence encodes:
- the LOC141026568 gene encoding uncharacterized protein, with product MAFEKDYAARADGNTEIFVKYTNKASCVGYCIGRFKYWLRNDDQKIVALDVEYTWPRGPTQMAAVVQLCVGIYVLVYHISVAGEHCGLLAAFLLDEEYTFVGVDINNDEKKLKRVGLVVQNFVDIQNMWRVPDPVTIKPKYGLGVYAGSITHHSYNKMKDAITEDDHHIWAEAPLPLKNIYYASRDVYATYDVYRRLVNFQKGFESLCQHLATPSRRSRKSGSKNEST from the coding sequence ATGGCGTTCGAGAAAGATTATGCTGCTAGGGCAGATGGAAATACCGAAATTTTTGTGAAGTACACGAACAAGGCTAGCTGTGTTGGGTACTGCATTGGCAGATTCAAATACTGGCTGCGGAACGACGACCAGAAGATAGTTGCACTGGATGTGGAGTACACCTGGCCTCGTGGTCCGACACAGATGGCTGCCGTGGTCCAGTTATGCGTTGGCATCTACGTCCTCGTGTACCACATAAGCGTTGCTGGTGAGCACTGCGGCCTACTTGCCGCCTTCCTGCTCGACGAGGAGTACACCTTTGTTGGGGTGGACATCAACAATGACGAGAAAAAACTCAAGCGTGTTGGTCTGGTGGTACAAAACTTTGTGGATATCCAGAATATGTGGAGAGTGCCTGATCCAGTGACGATTAAGCCAAAGTATGGCTTGGGGGTCTACGCTGGTTCCATCACCCACCACAGCTACAACAAGATGAAGGATGCTATCACAGAAGATGACCACCATATATGGGCAGAAGCGCCCTTGCCCTTGAAGAACATCTATTATGCTTCCAGGGACGTGTATGCCACCTACGATGTATACAGGCGCTTGGTGAACTTCCAGAAGGGGTTCGAGAGTCTGTGCCAGCATCTCGCCACACCATCTAGGCGGTCGAGGAAGTCCGGAAGCAAGAATGAATCAACCTAA